In the Ficedula albicollis isolate OC2 chromosome 22, FicAlb1.5, whole genome shotgun sequence genome, one interval contains:
- the ADGRA2 gene encoding adhesion G protein-coupled receptor A2: MARRTCRASPTRLLHPSIAVHAPTWPSSLSPGFSVAPGTVAQPLGGSARPQSPPAPGSPGQGCGAVAGEVTGLPLSLCSFHRLLSNNKITVLENGSFFGLRALEKLDLKNNLISTVQPGAFLGLPELKRLDLSNNRIGCLSASVFQGLPNLLRLNMSGNIFSSLPPSVFDELPSLKVVDFATEYLTCDCNLRWVLGWARERPAQIAERTACAFPRQLRGIALGGAGSPVSPTVGAPELHTHHLIPSLRQVVFQGDRLPFQCTATYLDNSTQIRWFHNREPVQEDEQTGVIVEESLIHDCTFITSELILSNIHVSANGEWECAVSTSQGNVSKKVEIVVLETSASYCPAERVTNNRGDFRWPRTLAGITAFQPCLQGGAGEKQAWRRCDRAGRWEDGDYSHCLYTNDITRVLYTFVLMPINASNALTLAHQLRVYTAEAANFSDMVDVLYVAQMIEKFIGYVDQIKQLTDVIVEMASNIMLVDDHILWMSQKEEKACTSIVRSLERIAAHTLGSNSQHMAVNSRNIAFEAYVVKPESYVGLSCVAFQRWDGTPPAERGAEPTPDQQLGWGLGVGPCSPVTLHPQNSIALASIQLPPSLFASPSPAPATPRADCKLQLLVFRNGKLFCSTGNSSRLADDGKRRSVATPVIYAGTYGCGVGNLSEPVAVSLRHPGEGTDPVAAYWNFEVLGGMGGWSAEGCQLAAHEPNVTSLHCRHLGNVAVLMELSGFPSEAQGAVEVLHPAMYTCTAVLLLCLFTTIITYIVHHGTILIPRKGWHMLLNLCFHIAMTAAVFAGGITLTGYRAVCQAVGIILHYSSLSTLLWMAVKARVLYKEVTWKAPQQPDRDTSQAAPRPMLRFYLIAGGIPLIICGITAAVNIQNYHDNNPYCWLVWRPSLGAFYVPVAFILLVTWIYFLCAGLSLQCRPSQQKSIPEPLEPPPRLGGTSDLLTDSGSISVTLNSGPPCPDGDGVYSLRVQFWALVATHALYVALWTFGAMAVSQRWYLNIVFSCLYSVTAVALGLFIFAHHCLRRRDVLSSWFSCCPSYRNALPMQAYVHPGLGPEDGSQVFIGCEPEAARSGASSSSSPSSAGSAGGRCKLTNLQLAQSQVETRPAPCPEPDTADGKPVRHSSSTSNLHGRRSHRGRTKPCRDGKHHRLKMLRGPSEQPSSESGSLHNSHSESFPSGRTSPASGGRAAPRDGDAVPSPSEGSDGGRRGPDLAEGPGGSAEREAKRRSYPLNVGSHNGALKGSKYDINLASADSVAGMKTGLWKSETTV, from the exons ATGGCACGTAGAACATGCAGAGCATCCCCCACACGGCTTCTGCATCCCAGCATTGCAGTCCATGCTCCCACCTGGCCATCGAGCCTGTCCCCGGGGTTCTCCGTGGCCCCCGGCACAGTGGCACAGCCTTTGGGGGGTTCTGCCCGTCCTCAGtccccaccagctcctgggtcaccagggcagggctgtggggctgtggcaggcgAGGTAACGGGGCTgcccctctccctctgctctttccACAGGCTGCTGAGCAACAACAAGATCACGGTGCTGGAGAACGGCTCTTTCTTCGGGCTGCGGGCTCTGGAGAAGCT GGACCTGAAGAACAACCTGATCAGCACGGTCCAGCCGGGCGCCTTCCTCGGCCTCCCTGAGCTGAAGCGGCT GGACCTCTCCAACAACCGCATCGGCTGCCTGAGTGCCAGCGTCTTCCAGGGGCTCCCCAACCTCCTCCGACT GAACATGTCTGGAAACATCTTCTCCAGCCTCCCGCCCAGTGTTTTTGACGAGCTCCCCTCCCTGAAAGTCGT GGACTTTGCCACCGAGTACCTGACGTGCGACTGCAACCTGCgctgggtgctgggctgggcccgCGAGCGGCCGGCGCAGATCGCGGAGCGGACGGCGTGCGCGTTCCCGCGGCAGCTGCGCGGGATcgccct gggcggcgcggGCTCACCTGTGTCCCCCACAGTGGGAGCCCCGGAGCTGCACACACACCACCTCATCCCGTCGCTGCGCCAGGTGGTTTTCCAGGGCGACCGGCTGCCCTTCCAGTGCACGGCCACCTACCTGGACAACAGCACCCAGATCCGGTGGTTCCACAACCGCGAGCCCGTGCAGGAGGATGAGCAGACGGGCGTCATCGTGGAGGAGAGTCTGATCCATGACTGCACCTTCATCACCAG CGAGCTCATCCTCTCCAACATCCACGTCTCTGCCAACGGCGAGTGGGAATGCGCCGTCTCCACCTCCCAGGGCAACGTCAGCAAGAAGGTGGAGATCGTGGTGCTGGAGACCTCTGCATCCTACTGCCCAGCCGAGCGGGTCACCAACAACCGCGGGGACTTCAG GTGGCCCCGCACCCTGGCAGGGATCACGgccttccagccctgcctgca ggggggggcgggggagAAGCAGGCGTGGCGGCGCTGCGACCGCGCCGGGCGCTGGGAGGACGGCGACTACTCGCACTGCCTCTACACCAACGACATCACCCGCGTGCTCTACACCTTCGTGCTG ATGCCCATCAACGCCTCCAACGCCCTGACCCTGGCTCACCAGCTCCGCGTCTACACGGCCGAGGCAGCCAACTTCTCAGACATGGTTGATGTCCTCTATGTGGCCCAGATGATAGAGAAGTTTATAGGCTACGTGGACCAGATCAAACAG ctgaCAGATGTGATCGTGGAGATGGCCAGCAACATCATGCTGGTGGACGACCACATCCTGTGGATGTCCCAGAAGGAGGAGAAGGCCTGCACCAGCATCGTGCGCTCCCTGGAGAGGATCGCAGCCCACACACTGGGCAGCAACTCCCAGCACATGGCAGTG AACTCTCGCAACATCGCCTTCGAGGCATACGTGGTGAAGCCCGAGAGCTACGTGGGGCTGAGCTGCGTGGCGTTCCAGCGCTGGGATGGGACCCCCCCGGCCGAGCGGGGGGCCGAGCCCACGCCCGACCAGcagct GGGTTGGGGGCTGGGGGTCGGCCCCTGCTCACCGGTGACCCTGCACCCGCAGAACAGCATCGCCCTGGCCTCCATCCAGTTGCCCCCCAGCCTGTTcgccagccccagccccgccccAGCCACGCCCAGGGCTGACTGcaagctccagctgctggtgttCCGAAACGGGAAACTCTTCTGCAGCACCGGGAACTCCTCCCGCCTGGCCGACGACGGCAAGCGCCGCAGCGTGGCCACCCCAGTCATCTACGCCGGGACCT aTGGCTGTGGAGTGGGGAACCTGTCAGAGCCGGTGGCCGTGTCCCTGCGACACCCCGGGGAGGGCACGGACCCCGTGGCTGCCTACTGGAACTTCGAGGTGCTGGGGGGCATGGGGGGCTGGAGCGCCGAGGGGTGCCAGCTGGCTGCCCACGAGCCCAACGTCACCTCCCTGCACTGCCGGCACCTCGGCAACGTGGCCGTGCTCATG GAGCTCAGTGGGTTCCCCAGTGAGGCACAAGGCGCTGTGGAGGTGCTGCACCCGGCCATGTACACCTGCACGGccgtgctgctgctctgcctcttcaCCACCATCATCACCTACATCGTCCACCACGG CACCATCCTCATCCCGCGGAAGGGCTGGCACATGCTGCTTAACCTCTGCTTCCACATCGCCATGACGGCCGCCGTGTTCGCGGGAGGCATCACCCTCACCGGCTACCGGGCCGTGTGCCAGGCC GTCGGCATCATCTTGCACTACTCGTCCCTCTCCACGCTGCTCTGGATGGCGGTGAAAGCACGAGTGCTCTACAAGGAGGTGACCTGGAAGGCGCCACAGCAGCCGGACAGGGACACGTCCCAGGCAGCCCCCAGACCCATGCTGCG GTTCTACCTGATCGCCGGCGGGATCCCCCTCATCATCTGTGGGATCACAGCAGCTGTCAACATCCAAAACTACCACGACAACAACCCCTA CTGCTGGCTGGTGTGGCGGCCCAGCCTGGGCGCTTTCTACGTCCCCGTGGCTTTCATCCTGCTCGTCACCTGGATTTATTTCCTCTGTGCCGGGCTCAGCCTCCAGTGCCGACCCTCGCAGCAGAAATCCATCCCGGAGCCGCTGGAGCCGCCGCCACGGCTGGGGGGGACCAGTGACCTCCTGACGGACTCCGGCTCCATCTCGGTGACGCTGAACTCGGGGCCGCCGTGCCCCGACGGGGACGGTGTCTACTCCCTGCGGGTGCAGTTCTGGGCGCTGGTGGCCACCCACGCCCTGTACGTGGCCCTGTGGACGTTCGGCGCCATGGCCGTGTCCCAGCGCTGGTACCTGAACATCGTCTTCAGCTGCCTCTACAGCGTCACCGCCGTGGCGCTGGGGCTCTTCATCTTCGCCCACCACTGCCTGCGGCGCCGGGACGTGCTCAGCTCCTGGTTCTCCTGCTGCCCGTCGTACCGGAACGCGCTGCCCATGCAGGCCTACGTGCACCCCGGGCTGGGGCCAGAGGACGGCTCGCAGGTTTTCATCGGCTGCGAGCCAGAGGCCGCTCGCTCCggcgcctcctcctcctcctcgcccaGCAGCGCCGGCTCTGCCGGGGGCCGCTGCAAGCTCACCAACCTGCAGCTAGCCCAGAGCCAGGTGGAGACGCGGCCGGCGCCCTGCCCGGAGCCGGACACTGCCGACGGGAAACCCgtcaggcacagcagcagcaccagcaacCTGCACGGCCGCAGGAGCCACCGCGGCAGAACTAAGCCGTGCCGCGACGGGAAGCACCACCGCTTGAAAATGCTGCGGGGCCCCTCGGAGCAGCCGTCCAGCGAGAGCGGGAGCCTGCACaa cagccaCTCCGAGAGCTTCCCCAGCGGCAGGACCAGCCCGGCCAGCGGCGGCCGCGCGGCGCCGCGGGATGGGGACGCGGTGCCCAGCCCCTCGGAGGGCAGCGACGGCGGCCGGAGGGGGCCCGACCTGGCcgag gggccgggcggCAGCGCCGAGAGGGAGGCGAAGCGCCGCTCCTACCCGCTCAACGTGGGCAGCCACAACGGCGCCCTCAAGGGCAGCAAGTACGACATCAACCTGGCCAGCGCCGACAGCGTGGCCGGCATGAAGACCGGCCTGTGGAAGAGCGAGACCACCGTGTGA